The Silene latifolia isolate original U9 population chromosome 4, ASM4854445v1, whole genome shotgun sequence region atacacttcaatttgagccgttcgggaggtcgtcaggaccccgtttctttttctcccggtttttttatcacgtgtccgaggtcatttcgaaGTTAACCaaatcgatttcagcctcggataacgagtattaatacatttttcacgattatcaaagGTTccacgaatctttggtttatggcataacggcaacccaaatgtcttcctttgctactcaaattttgcgtggccgctttatctgacccggggaactttttgcgctatttatggagaattttgttccggtaccctagaatcccgaaaaaccgtgtattatacacttcaatttgagccgttcgggaggtcataccggacccgtttatttttctccggtttttttatcacgcgtccgaggtcatttcaggagttaacctattcgatttcatcctcggataacgagtattaatacatttttttacgattatccgaggttccacgaatctttggtttatggcatagaggcacccctaaatgtcttccgttgctactcaaattttgtgtggccgctttatctgacccgaggaactttctgcgcgatttccggagaattttgttccggtaccctgtaatcccgaaaaaccgtgtattatacacttcaatttgagccgtttgggaggtcgtaccggaccctgtttctttttctccttgtttttttatcacgcgtccgaggccatttcaagagttaacctattcgatttcagcctcggataacgagtattaatacattttttacgattatctaATGTtccacgaatgctggtttatggcataccggcactctcaaatgtcttccgttgctactcaaattttgcgtggccgcttatatcGACTCCGAGGAACTTTTTTGCGcaatttaggagaattttgttccggtactcggaatcccgaaaaaccgtgtattatacacttcaatttgagccgttcgggaggtcttatcggaccctgttctttttctcccggtttttcaatcacgcgtccgaggtcattttaggagttaacctattcgatttcagcctcggataacgagtattaatacatttttcacgattatccgaggttcgacgaatgctggtttatggcataccggcacccccaaatgtcttctgttactactcaaattttgcgtggccgctttatctgacctgaggaactttctgcgtgatttccggagaattttgttccggtaccctggaatcccgaaaaaccatgtattatacacttcaatttgagccgttcgggaggtcgtaccggaccctgtttctttttctcccggttttttttatcacgcgtccgaggtcatttcaggagttaacctattcgatttcagcctcggataacgagtgttaatacatttttcacgattatacgaggttcgacgaatgctggtttatggcataacgacgcccccaaatgtcttccgttgctactcaaattttgcgtggccgctttatccgaccgaggaactttcgcgcgatttcggagaattttgttcggtacCACTGaattcgaaaaaccgtgtattatacacttgaatttgagccgttcgggaggtcgtaccggaccctgtttttttttctccctgtttttttttatcacgcgtccgaggtcatttcaggagttaacctattcgatttcagccttggataacgagtactaatacatttttcacgattatccgaggttcgacgaatgctggtttatggcataccggcacccccaaatgtcttccgttgctactcaaattttgcctggccgctttatcttacccgaggaactttctgcgctatttccggagaattttgttccggtaccctcaaatcgcgaaaaaccgtatattatacccTCAAGAAGTCATGTCAGTTTTACTCGTACACTTGTTGCAAATTCGAATCCTCTATATGATTTACCTCTAATAAAAAGAATGACGAACTATCATACGTAATACGTAATTTATAGAATCCAAACACAATGATTCAATCGCTTTAGTATAGAAGTTACCTGGCCAGTGAGTCGAGAATACTGATTCAGATTCAATCGCTTTAGTATAGAAGTTACCCGGCCAGCGAGTCGAGAATACTGATTCAGTGTAACATTGTCACCAAGAGCAACCCGGAAACGAGAAATTTTTGGGAGTATTCCAGAGCCTTCAGTCATCTGACACCGATTTGGGAGTAAAGACTCCCAAAGATGTCAAGATAGAGGGAATCTGGTATGCACAAAACTTTAGAAATCTCATCCCTGAAACATGAATCCAAAAATCATACAGTATAATTCAAGAAAGGCGACAAAGTTTGAAGACAATATATATGCAATCGTGCAGAAACTACAATTTGCAGAACATTTATCAGTAAACTAGAATACTAGATTGTCTACAAAAGGCAAATAAATATTCAGCCTGTAAACCACAGTTGAAAATGTTCTTAAAGATATGATACAAAACTTTAGAAATCTCGTCCTTGGAAATGGGTTATGCAGTTGTCTATTTTCTCTTCCTCCTTTTTCTACGCTTATCTTCATCACTATCGCTCTCATCAGAACTGCTGTCGGATTCTGATTCAGAGCTTGACGAGTCGGAACTTGAAGAGCTTGAGCCAGAATCAGATTCATCCTCTGATTCTGGTTTTTGTTGTTGCATTATCATTCTTGGCATGTTCTTGAGGTATTCTCTCAAATTCTCTGTTAATCCACCGAGCCCAATGGACGTGAAGAAGTTGATAGCAAAGCGTGTGTTCCGCGGGTTATCTTTAGGGAAAATTGACTCAAATGTATCATTCATCGATGGATCATTTAGCCGTTCATTGAGTAAACGGATACCCAGGTGCTCAGACAATTCCTGCATTAAGAGTTCGAACAATCAATGAACAACGAAAAAAATTACAAACATATGGTACTCCGTGGTTAATAGACATAAACTGCTACGCAAGTTAGAAGTCTCCCAAGTAATCACCGCAaactaagaaaaaaaaaacttgaaagaAAGAATATAACTGACGCTCTCCAAATACCTGGAAAAGGATCTTGATGAAGATACGGGATGAGGAAGTCGTATCCTCCTCAGTCAGCCGGATGTACGATAAGACATGCCATGGGAGAGCATTAGTGCCCAACAAATGCGCAAAGAATTTGGCCACATTACGTAACTTATTCGTCTCAAGGCGATGGATCATGGAGTACTGCTGGACAAAACATGTCTCAAAATTCTCCTGGTGCACTTTATTTATCATACAGAATCTTTGACCCAAAAGGCCATAATACCTAAGATATGTCCTTTCTTGGCTGCAACATTCCAACAACATTATACACAGCTCCATCTGCATAGACATACAAAAACACATCACAAGTCTGATATAGGAATATCTTGTAACCCAGATAAAAAATTAAAGCAGGCAACGGTTCACACATCCCGAAAACCACTTGAAACACTCAAACAAGTTTGATCAGGGCAAATCAAGCACAATAAAATTCTGCAACCATCTTCCCCGAACCAGGAGAAAATaacttgcataaacaaaaaggggTACAGAGAAACATATGCAAAGGTAGCTGTGCAATTCTATTTAGATCGTAACTTTTGGCAGAAGATACTAAACAATTCTAGTCTAGGAGTGAGAAGGAATTTGCTATTCCAGAGAAGGAATTTGCTATTTCAGAGAATTACATTTTGGTCCACTAGATAAAATGTAGACACACTGACATCAAAATTATAAGCCGTAAAACTGCAGATCCCCAGAAAATATAGACTAAAGAGTGATACTTAGCCCTCAGTTAGAATAACAAAATAGAAATTATTCACTTATCAGGGCTTATGGTAACTTTCTCAGACTATACCTTGGAACACATTATTAGGTTTCAATGCCTTCAAATACCACAAAGACAGACTATATAAATACACCAGTCGCAAAAACATACCAAAGTAAGAGGCTATAATAATGTGCCATATAGTCCCACCTTTGAAGTACGTCCTAACCAATTCACGATTCGCGCTTATAGAatgtgtgttatatgtattttcacTAAGCAacatgatagaattcgcttttaacaattAGCGATTCGTAGGGTACCGAGCGAATTCGGTAACCATGGGCCATATAGTCCCACCTTTGAAGTTATGGAAAACATCATGCATAGCGAAGATTAAGTCATAAGTGAAGTACACAGCCTAAATTGTCTCCATTAACCAAGGTCAAGCAAGACAAAGTCAGGATGGTGTGCAACAAGGCCAACTGTAAAGAGAAAATTAAAGGACAGAGTAGTAACCTCTTGTCCAGGCTCAAGCTTGATTTTTAGTAACTTATGGCCAGCTTCTTCGAAATCAACACTGGACATAATTGTCAAATATATTGTTCTGCGAAGATTAACAAGATTAGTCTCTGTAGCATCTTTTATCTGCATTTGCTcctcgtcatcctcctcatcttcatcatcatcatcctcctcatcaGAGCCAGAATCAGCgtcttcctcgtcctctgactCATCTCCTAATATGGACTTCTTCACCTCTTCATACTTCCTCTCATTTTCCACAAAATTAGGATCCTGCTTGAAAACATCTGCAAATAATGTACAAGTGACCAAGAATGAGTCAATTAAATCAAGGCATGGAAGCTCAGTGCACGTGTCAGACTCGGTAGATCATGGTAGAGAAGTAGATTGCATTTTTGCCGTGGTAATAGGGTCGCACTTAGTTAATGCTCACCAAAATCCACGCATGCAAGCAAAATTCaggaaaaaacaaataaaaagaaacaCGGAGGGACCCCCGCAATCCAATACCTATAGAAGTCTCAGGATCTATCACATCATCTTCTAGTGATATCTCGTGAGTCAGCTGATCTTCCGGCTCGACAAGATCCAGTTCAGGCCGAACAGCAGGATGCCCCTGTAAATGCAAATGGTCATAATTTTAAGTATTCAGGCACTAAGAAAATTAAGTTAGTCTACAAATACAATATTACAAGATCTCAAACCTGAAATTTGGCTTTTCTGATGGCAAATAGGCCTTCAATCAAAAACTGAACTCTCTTGTCGATTTCTCCTTCATGCAGGATTCCACGAAAGCGCTCAAAGATACCTGCAAAGTTCATCAAATCAAAGATGCAATGAGTATCCAGACTTAAATAAAATTGCAAGTGAATTTCTCAAAAAGTCCCGAGTTCAAAACATCAAAATCATATGTGATAAAACGGCTAAAAAGGAGAAGCATTTCACTAGCTCAATAATTACAAAAGCCGCCTTCATCCTACAAAGAAGTATACCACGAGAAATTATCACAATATACTAGTAATCACATGTTCAACATTTCTTATGTTGTTATCCGTAGTTACGGTTCAACAATTCCCTAGTGCCTACAACCTCCAAAGAACTAAACTCATATGGGAAAACTGGGAAAGTACATCATGGTAACCCGAAGCTATTGATCAAATCACATAAGGGGTCAAAACCTGTGTCAGAACTCACAAATTCTAAGTGAGCATGTATGCTTGAATTCAGCATGTTGGCAGACCGTACACCAATTTAAGGGGACGGCACATAAAAAGGAAATAAGGTGCTACGACATGGCCGCCACATCAATAAAATAACTAAAGGAGCCTAAGGAGGTATACTTGTAAGAGTGTAAGATGCTCATATTTCGAATTCTCAGCTACTTGAGTTATATTTGTCAAATTTGGTTAGAAGCACCCATACAGCATAGAATGTCTAACTACTGAATATGAAGAACCATCATGCCTTAACTTCAAATGGCTTCCTTTAAGAGTCATACCCAATTACCCATACACTTGTGTTTAACACAGGTATACCAACAGAGAGATGCAATAGCATTGTAGTTAGTATATGAGTATATGACTAGCAAAATCTGAGATATGACTAACAAACAAAGGATGCATTGCGATAGTAGACTCACCATGAAGACCCTTAGGACAAAGGTCTTGAAGAATGCAACCACATTCCTTGATGAAATCAACAGCGACTTCAACACTATCATCAGTAGGGTTAGCTAACAGAATGGTAGCCAGCTCCAACGCAACGATTTCATGAGCAACTTGCTGGTTCACCAGATGCGCAATGAACTTAACAGCAGCTAACAATTGAGGCTGACAATAAAATAAACCAATGAATAATTGACCCCaacaattttttttcaaaaaaaaaagaaagaaaaaaagagagaatTAGACACGAAAGAACACATAAACACACCTTATCATTGCGCTTGAAAGATCTCTTAAGCTGCAAGACAATCCTACGCAAAAGAAGATCCCCAATTTCAGGAAACTTGGTATTGACA contains the following coding sequences:
- the LOC141652465 gene encoding uncharacterized protein LOC141652465, which translates into the protein MPVMAEDRYEVKESSRRGRDDDVKRREHRRRSDDSESSDDDRVTKRGARRERNRERERERYSERSIGKESGSDSSDADRVRKRGEKRERDSERRDRPRKDSSDGDTRQRERRGGPRKDGSDGDTRQRERRDRPRKDGSDDDTRQRERRDKDYRNKRLEDKDDRSRRNGRRQDSDSSDGDTRQRERRDRARKSERRENTREDKRDEVKKNDRDDVKVEPKKAVDPNENPGGPLATLGRTGGVYIPPFKLARMMKEIEDKASAEYQRLTWDALRKSINGLVNKVNATNIKNIIPELFSENLIRGRGLFCRSCMKSQMASPGFTDVFAALVAVVNTKFPEIGDLLLRRIVLQLKRSFKRNDKPQLLAAVKFIAHLVNQQVAHEIVALELATILLANPTDDSVEVAVDFIKECGCILQDLCPKGLHGIFERFRGILHEGEIDKRVQFLIEGLFAIRKAKFQGHPAVRPELDLVEPEDQLTHEISLEDDVIDPETSIDVFKQDPNFVENERKYEEVKKSILGDESEDEEDADSGSDEEDDDDEDEEDDEEQMQIKDATETNLVNLRRTIYLTIMSSVDFEEAGHKLLKIKLEPGQEMELCIMLLECCSQERTYLRYYGLLGQRFCMINKVHQENFETCFVQQYSMIHRLETNKLRNVAKFFAHLLGTNALPWHVLSYIRLTEEDTTSSSRIFIKILFQELSEHLGIRLLNERLNDPSMNDTFESIFPKDNPRNTRFAINFFTSIGLGGLTENLREYLKNMPRMIMQQQKPESEDESDSGSSSSSSDSSSSESESDSSSDESDSDEDKRRKRRKRK